From the Methanocaldococcus fervens AG86 genome, the window AAAAATAAAATTTTTAAACAATAAAAAATAAACTAAGCAGGTGAGATGATGGGAAGGATTAGACAAACATTAATCAAAAGAACAGCTATGGAATTAATTAAAAAGTATAGAGATTTATTTACAACAGATTTTGAAACAAACAAAAGAATTTTAGATCAAG encodes:
- a CDS encoding 30S ribosomal protein S17e translates to MGRIRQTLIKRTAMELIKKYRDLFTTDFETNKRILDQVAQISTKRLRNRIAGYITHKMRQIQ